A stretch of Paludisphaera borealis DNA encodes these proteins:
- a CDS encoding HlyD family efflux transporter periplasmic adaptor subunit, with translation MPIGRSSVLWLGTSLAVVTASAWILTTSGSPARAQSASRTGGPTSRSEVHALGRVEPATGLIVVGSRPGARILEIRVGPGDTVKAGQLLAVLEGREEAKAQIALAEARKAQVEHQRATRKEKLALERTQLDALHAARLTTATQVAQILKKKLTDPGNLMLGATLTGRDKLEGESKYIELQVQSLKAELDKTSLDIEYSELAKQRALEDKQLDPSNPEFQLVDRQIELAKASLDQTEVVAPRAGTVLDVLAHAGEVGSGPLLRMGDLSAMVAVAEVYQTDVTQLRIGDRATVAILDKPIAGKVTRIGSIVGRNQMMNIDPRSLQDLRVVNVTIALDEAEPAARLVNLEAEVAITPGGGG, from the coding sequence ATGCCCATCGGTCGATCATCGGTCCTCTGGCTCGGAACGTCGCTCGCGGTCGTGACGGCCTCGGCCTGGATTCTCACGACGTCGGGCTCTCCAGCCCGTGCGCAATCCGCTTCCAGGACGGGCGGTCCGACGTCCCGATCCGAGGTCCACGCGCTGGGCCGGGTCGAACCCGCGACTGGCCTGATCGTCGTCGGCTCGCGTCCCGGAGCGCGCATCCTTGAGATCCGCGTCGGCCCCGGCGACACGGTCAAGGCGGGCCAGCTCCTGGCGGTCCTGGAGGGTCGTGAGGAAGCCAAAGCGCAAATCGCGCTGGCGGAAGCGCGGAAGGCGCAGGTTGAACATCAGCGAGCAACGCGCAAGGAGAAACTGGCGCTCGAACGCACGCAGCTCGACGCCCTCCACGCGGCCCGGCTCACGACGGCCACGCAGGTCGCTCAGATCCTAAAGAAGAAGCTCACCGATCCAGGCAACTTGATGCTCGGCGCAACCCTCACGGGACGTGACAAGCTCGAAGGGGAATCGAAGTACATCGAGCTTCAGGTCCAATCGCTCAAGGCCGAACTCGACAAGACGTCGCTCGACATCGAGTACAGCGAGCTCGCCAAGCAACGCGCGCTGGAAGACAAGCAGCTCGACCCGTCGAACCCCGAATTTCAGCTCGTCGACCGTCAGATTGAACTCGCGAAAGCGAGCCTCGACCAGACCGAGGTCGTCGCCCCGCGCGCGGGTACGGTGCTTGATGTGCTGGCCCACGCCGGCGAGGTCGGCAGCGGGCCGCTCTTGCGGATGGGCGACCTGTCGGCGATGGTCGCCGTGGCCGAGGTCTACCAGACCGACGTCACCCAATTGCGGATCGGCGATCGGGCGACGGTCGCCATCCTCGACAAGCCGATCGCCGGCAAGGTGACGCGGATCGGGTCGATCGTCGGCCGGAACCAGATGATGAACATCGACCCTCGATCGCTGCAAGACCTTCGCGTGGTCAACGTGACGATCGCGCTCGACGAGGCGGAACCCGCCGCGCGGCTCGTCAACCTCGAAGCCGAAGTCGCGATCACGCCCGGAGGAGGCGGTTGA
- a CDS encoding FHA domain-containing protein, which produces MKAELVPDNGDRPIPITRDLTVVGRREFADVVIDHASLSKRHCLLVKTDGLLVIRDLITTNGTKVKGQRIRWAALLPDDRIALGDYKMRVYLGPDNVPAPSELYETREKAAAARQGRTTAPPVDEFPDAYAGTRGMAQFPGFAAPSSIDDLVSLPGLPQPSRPDDALSPPRSSFTFVDDDDDDLIDLD; this is translated from the coding sequence ATGAAAGCTGAGCTTGTCCCCGACAATGGCGATCGTCCGATTCCGATCACGCGCGACCTGACCGTCGTGGGCCGTCGTGAGTTCGCGGACGTCGTCATCGACCATGCCAGCCTGTCCAAACGGCACTGTCTGCTGGTCAAGACGGACGGCCTGCTGGTCATCCGCGACCTCATCACGACCAACGGCACCAAGGTCAAGGGGCAGCGAATCCGGTGGGCCGCGCTCCTGCCCGACGACCGGATCGCGCTGGGCGACTACAAGATGCGGGTCTATCTCGGCCCCGACAACGTCCCCGCCCCTTCGGAATTATACGAGACGCGCGAGAAGGCTGCGGCCGCCCGCCAGGGCCGAACCACCGCGCCTCCGGTCGACGAGTTTCCGGACGCCTACGCCGGCACGCGTGGAATGGCGCAGTTTCCAGGCTTCGCCGCCCCTTCGTCGATCGATGACCTCGTCTCGCTCCCCGGCCTGCCTCAGCCGAGCCGGCCGGACGATGCGCTGTCGCCGCCCCGAAGTTCGTTCACGTTCGTGGACGACGACGACGACGACCTGATCGACCTCGACTGA
- a CDS encoding FtsX-like permease family protein, with protein MVSSSLGLRHPPLALRNVSQGGRKSLAAISGAAFSLTMVLLQLGFLQAVRITATNNFDQLDFDVVLLSSRYEQFYAPGFLPLERLRQARNVDSVVSATPLYASFGLWRCPPYPLDPSSSAADSESRPGPVSRWLAGARIHRPLQRRELFVMGFGLDHPPFRPPILGSIESARPLLRLRDRVLMNELSHPDFGWPLRDQYKDWELGAKAVTIVGGFRMLRGFAADATVLCSDLNFVRLCDYGSTETTNFGLLKVRPGAVDATVRELRSILPDDVQALSRQDILAREDDHWVNQTSTGKLFAFGVLVAMVVAAVVVYQVLSNDVREHLPEYATLKAMGYSTSRLASIVVAQSLIYMVISFFVGVLIAIIVYKATQELAGIPMRMTMENLGVTLLLAVVVGVSTGLLTIGRLRRADPAELF; from the coding sequence GTGGTTTCGTCGTCGCTGGGACTGAGACACCCGCCGCTCGCGTTGCGGAACGTGAGCCAGGGGGGCCGCAAATCGCTGGCGGCCATCTCGGGCGCGGCGTTCTCGTTGACGATGGTGCTGCTCCAGCTTGGATTCCTCCAGGCGGTCCGGATCACGGCGACCAACAACTTCGACCAGCTCGATTTCGACGTCGTGCTGCTCTCTTCCCGATATGAGCAATTCTACGCGCCGGGGTTTCTGCCGCTCGAACGACTGCGGCAGGCTCGGAACGTCGATTCGGTCGTCTCGGCGACTCCGCTTTACGCGTCGTTCGGCCTCTGGCGGTGTCCACCCTATCCGCTCGACCCCTCCTCTAGTGCGGCCGATTCCGAGTCACGGCCGGGCCCGGTGAGTCGCTGGCTGGCCGGCGCGCGCATCCACCGCCCGCTCCAGCGCCGGGAGCTGTTCGTGATGGGCTTCGGTCTCGACCATCCGCCGTTCCGGCCGCCGATCCTGGGGTCGATCGAGTCGGCCAGGCCATTGCTCCGGCTCCGCGACCGGGTTTTGATGAACGAGCTGTCCCACCCCGATTTCGGCTGGCCGCTCCGCGACCAGTACAAGGATTGGGAGCTTGGCGCGAAGGCCGTGACGATCGTGGGCGGATTCCGCATGCTTCGAGGCTTCGCGGCCGACGCGACGGTCCTTTGCTCGGACCTGAATTTCGTCCGGCTCTGCGACTACGGCTCGACCGAGACGACCAACTTCGGGCTCCTCAAGGTCCGTCCCGGCGCCGTCGACGCGACCGTGCGCGAACTCCGGTCGATCCTCCCCGACGACGTCCAGGCGCTCTCCCGGCAGGACATTCTTGCGCGCGAGGACGACCACTGGGTCAACCAGACGTCGACCGGCAAGCTGTTCGCCTTCGGGGTGCTCGTGGCGATGGTCGTGGCGGCGGTCGTCGTCTACCAGGTGCTGTCGAACGACGTCCGCGAGCACCTCCCCGAATACGCGACCTTGAAGGCGATGGGCTATTCGACGTCGCGGCTGGCGTCGATCGTCGTCGCTCAGTCGTTGATTTACATGGTGATCTCCTTCTTCGTCGGCGTGCTGATCGCGATCATCGTCTACAAGGCGACGCAAGAGCTGGCGGGGATTCCCATGAGGATGACGATGGAGAACCTCGGCGTCACCCTCTTGCTGGCGGTCGTCGTCGGCGTGTCGACGGGTTTGTTGACCATCGGCAGACTCCGCCGGGCGGACCCGGCCGAACTGTTCTGA
- a CDS encoding neutral/alkaline non-lysosomal ceramidase N-terminal domain-containing protein codes for MSSATSAEVAVGTAKLDVTPTHPVLLAGYGHRVGEYTAIDTPLWARAIAIGDDRPVVLVAVDNCGVPAGVVAEVRRKVAASGAFDPERLIVAATHTHNAPQLEGYAPVLWEGRDTTEQREHVAQYTKRLTDQIVEVATAAVRDRKPAELSWGQGKVMFGGNRRVMKDGKWVGFGFVEKAPVDHSLPAMFARRDGKVVAVWTNYACHCTSAGSENRVGGDWAGFAAKEIETAFPGANAVITIGCGADVGPQPSGNLDFSRRHGRAIAAEVAKLAAGELKPLNKAPEVDRRVIELPLSKVPGRDHWVSEAKRDGFEGRHAKRMLAQLNRDGKLPTSVPFPITVWKFDSDLAIAFLAGEMTVDYAVRLKHELDWERLWINGWCDDVPCYIPSRRVLAEGGYESDFSMIYYAWPSQFHPALEDDLVTTVKELVGDAFKTAQRAPDADLFLVPESAVPSMKK; via the coding sequence GTGTCGTCGGCGACGAGCGCCGAGGTCGCCGTGGGGACGGCCAAACTGGACGTCACGCCGACACACCCGGTCTTGCTGGCCGGCTACGGCCATCGCGTCGGCGAGTATACCGCCATCGATACCCCGCTCTGGGCGCGGGCGATCGCGATCGGCGACGACCGGCCGGTCGTGCTGGTCGCCGTCGACAACTGCGGCGTTCCCGCCGGCGTCGTCGCCGAGGTCCGACGCAAGGTCGCCGCATCGGGCGCGTTCGACCCCGAGCGGCTCATCGTGGCCGCGACGCATACACACAACGCTCCGCAGCTCGAAGGCTACGCGCCGGTCTTGTGGGAAGGTCGTGACACGACCGAACAGCGCGAGCACGTCGCGCAGTACACGAAGCGGCTCACCGATCAGATCGTCGAGGTCGCCACGGCGGCCGTTCGCGACCGCAAGCCGGCCGAGCTGTCGTGGGGGCAGGGCAAGGTGATGTTCGGCGGCAACCGCCGCGTCATGAAGGACGGCAAGTGGGTCGGCTTCGGCTTCGTCGAGAAGGCGCCCGTCGATCACAGCCTGCCGGCGATGTTCGCGCGCCGCGACGGCAAGGTCGTCGCCGTCTGGACGAACTACGCGTGCCATTGCACGAGCGCCGGCAGCGAGAACCGCGTCGGCGGCGACTGGGCCGGGTTCGCCGCGAAGGAGATCGAGACCGCCTTCCCCGGCGCGAACGCCGTGATCACCATCGGCTGCGGCGCCGACGTCGGCCCGCAACCGTCAGGGAACCTCGACTTCTCGCGCCGCCACGGCCGAGCGATCGCCGCCGAGGTCGCGAAATTGGCCGCCGGCGAGCTGAAGCCCTTGAACAAGGCACCGGAGGTCGACCGTCGCGTCATCGAGCTGCCGCTCTCGAAAGTCCCCGGCCGCGACCACTGGGTGAGCGAGGCGAAGCGCGACGGCTTCGAGGGCCGGCACGCCAAACGGATGCTGGCGCAGCTCAACCGCGACGGCAAGCTGCCGACGAGCGTCCCGTTTCCGATCACCGTCTGGAAGTTCGACTCCGACTTGGCGATCGCCTTCCTCGCCGGTGAAATGACCGTCGACTACGCGGTCCGGCTCAAGCACGAACTGGACTGGGAGCGGCTATGGATCAATGGTTGGTGCGACGACGTTCCGTGCTACATCCCGTCGCGACGGGTGCTGGCGGAAGGGGGCTACGAGTCCGATTTCTCGATGATCTATTACGCATGGCCTTCTCAGTTCCACCCCGCCCTTGAAGACGACCTGGTCACGACCGTCAAGGAGCTCGTCGGCGACGCCTTCAAGACAGCCCAACGCGCCCCCGACGCCGACCTGTTTCTCGTCCCCGAGAGCGCCGTGCCGTCGATGAAGAAGTAA
- the thiC gene encoding phosphomethylpyrimidine synthase ThiC, producing MTQIELARQGVVSPEMEYVAKRENLDPELVRSEVARGRMIIPANTVHLGLGLEPMAIGIKAKCKINANIGNSAVTSDVENELAKLKMAVDLGADTVMDLSTGGSIDSIRQAIIKASKVPIGTVPMYQAIQQVKKVEDLTPQDLLAMVEHQAMQGVDYMTLHAGILRDYIPLTAHRLTGIVSRGGSLMAQWMIAHNLENPLYTHFDDLCDIMRQYDVSWSLGDSLRPGSLADASDAAQFAELKTLGELTRRAWARGCQVMVEGPGHVPMDQIAMNMEKQAVECSEAPFYVLGPLVTDIAPGYDHITSAIGAALAGWHGASMLCYVTPKEHLGLPEVEDVRQGVVAYKIAAHAADIARHRTGARDRDDALSRARYSFNWEEQFRLSLDPETARRMHDETLPQEAFKSAAFCSMCGPKFCSMRITEDIRKHAAATAALVNLEPAGAGA from the coding sequence ATGACGCAGATTGAACTGGCGCGGCAAGGTGTGGTTTCGCCCGAGATGGAGTACGTCGCCAAGCGCGAGAACCTCGACCCCGAGTTGGTTCGCTCCGAGGTCGCCCGGGGTCGGATGATCATCCCGGCCAATACGGTGCACCTCGGCCTGGGGCTTGAGCCGATGGCGATCGGCATCAAGGCGAAGTGCAAGATCAACGCGAACATCGGCAACTCGGCCGTCACCTCGGATGTCGAGAACGAGCTGGCCAAGTTGAAGATGGCCGTCGACCTTGGCGCCGACACGGTGATGGACCTTTCCACCGGCGGCTCGATCGACTCGATCCGCCAGGCGATCATCAAGGCGAGCAAGGTGCCGATCGGCACCGTGCCGATGTACCAGGCGATCCAGCAGGTCAAGAAGGTCGAGGACCTGACGCCGCAAGACCTGCTGGCGATGGTCGAGCACCAGGCGATGCAGGGCGTCGACTACATGACGCTCCACGCCGGCATCCTTCGCGACTACATCCCGCTCACCGCGCACCGGCTGACGGGCATCGTCTCGCGAGGCGGCTCGCTGATGGCCCAGTGGATGATCGCCCATAACCTCGAAAACCCGCTGTACACGCATTTCGACGATCTCTGCGACATCATGCGGCAGTACGACGTGTCGTGGAGCCTCGGCGACAGCCTGCGGCCGGGCTCGCTGGCCGACGCCTCCGACGCCGCCCAGTTCGCCGAGCTGAAGACCCTGGGCGAGCTGACCAGGCGGGCGTGGGCGCGGGGCTGCCAGGTCATGGTTGAGGGCCCTGGGCACGTCCCGATGGACCAGATCGCCATGAACATGGAGAAGCAGGCCGTCGAGTGCAGCGAGGCCCCGTTCTACGTGCTCGGCCCGCTCGTCACCGACATCGCCCCGGGATACGACCACATCACCTCGGCGATCGGCGCGGCGCTCGCCGGCTGGCACGGCGCCAGCATGCTCTGCTACGTCACGCCCAAGGAGCACCTCGGCCTTCCCGAGGTCGAGGACGTCCGCCAGGGAGTCGTCGCCTACAAGATCGCCGCCCACGCCGCCGACATCGCCCGCCACCGCACCGGCGCCCGCGACCGCGACGACGCCCTGTCGCGCGCCCGCTACAGCTTCAACTGGGAAGAGCAGTTCCGGCTCTCGCTCGACCCCGAGACCGCCCGCCGGATGCACGACGAGACGCTTCCGCAGGAAGCCTTCAAGTCGGCCGCGTTCTGCAGCATGTGCGGACCCAAGTTCTGCTCGATGCGGATCACCGAAGACATCCGCAAGCACGCCGCCGCGACCGCGGCGCTCGTGAACCTCGAACCCGCCGGCGCGGGCGCCTGA
- the devC gene encoding ABC transporter permease DevC, producing MVPGRTIPLAWRNLTESKLRLLASVAGTAFAVTLMFMENGFRSAMLDSMVNVIERFDGQVVLVSRTLYTLSVPYSFPLRRIVQARNFPEVVATSPVYVVARTGYWRNADTTKLERICVVGYPPEDDVLDVPELKRNREAWSRPDTAMADALSRSDQFGEFHKGQISELSGRRIEIAGTFELGVNVQSNGNLVMSDRNMMKYFPQLGGASVGDRNVTVGVLRVRPGADLEQLRGKLQAELPPDVRVLTKDEFIARERDFWDKVAPVGTVFYIGVVMGFIVGSVICYQVLYADVSNRLGEFATLKAMGYTNMSLYRVVLMQAVYLGLMGYVAGLAVSLILFDWVHRSTGLPLDLTRNNPLTILALSVAMCVASGAYAARRLISADPAQLFA from the coding sequence ATGGTTCCCGGAAGAACGATCCCCCTGGCCTGGAGAAACTTGACCGAGAGCAAGCTGCGCTTGCTTGCGTCGGTCGCTGGGACCGCGTTCGCCGTGACGCTCATGTTCATGGAGAACGGCTTCCGGTCGGCCATGCTCGACAGCATGGTCAACGTGATCGAGCGGTTCGACGGCCAGGTCGTCCTCGTCAGCCGGACGCTTTACACGCTGTCGGTCCCTTATTCGTTCCCATTGCGGCGGATCGTCCAGGCGCGGAACTTCCCCGAGGTCGTCGCGACGAGCCCGGTCTACGTCGTCGCGCGGACGGGGTACTGGCGCAACGCCGACACGACGAAGCTGGAGCGGATCTGCGTCGTCGGCTATCCTCCCGAGGACGACGTCCTCGACGTTCCCGAGCTGAAGCGCAACCGCGAGGCCTGGAGCCGGCCCGACACCGCGATGGCCGATGCGCTCTCGCGATCGGACCAGTTCGGGGAGTTCCACAAGGGCCAGATCTCGGAGCTTTCCGGCCGTCGGATCGAGATCGCGGGGACGTTCGAGCTGGGCGTCAACGTCCAGTCGAACGGCAACCTCGTCATGAGCGACCGCAACATGATGAAGTATTTCCCGCAGCTCGGCGGCGCGTCAGTCGGCGACCGCAACGTGACCGTCGGCGTCTTGCGCGTTCGTCCCGGAGCTGACCTCGAACAGCTTCGCGGCAAGCTCCAGGCCGAGCTTCCGCCTGACGTCCGCGTGCTCACGAAGGACGAGTTCATCGCCCGTGAGCGCGATTTCTGGGACAAGGTTGCGCCCGTGGGGACAGTCTTTTACATCGGCGTGGTGATGGGCTTCATCGTCGGCTCGGTGATCTGCTACCAGGTGTTGTACGCCGACGTGAGCAATCGGCTCGGCGAGTTCGCCACGCTCAAGGCGATGGGTTACACAAACATGAGCTTGTATCGCGTGGTGCTGATGCAGGCCGTTTACCTGGGGCTGATGGGTTACGTCGCCGGCCTCGCGGTGAGCCTCATTCTGTTCGATTGGGTCCACCGGTCGACCGGCCTGCCGCTCGATCTGACCCGCAACAACCCCTTGACGATCCTGGCGCTCTCGGTGGCCATGTGCGTCGCCTCGGGAGCGTACGCGGCGCGTCGGTTGATCTCGGCGGATCCCGCACAACTCTTCGCGTAA
- the csrA gene encoding carbon storage regulator CsrA — protein sequence MLVLSRHRDESIIIGDDIVITVVDIRGDKVRLGIAAPIEISVHRQEVYEAIQRENRQASRLEPQEARQIERLTPPVRRDVRRSRPEEV from the coding sequence ATGCTGGTCCTGTCCCGACACCGCGACGAGAGTATCATCATTGGCGATGACATTGTCATCACCGTGGTGGATATTCGGGGCGATAAGGTCCGATTGGGGATCGCGGCCCCGATCGAGATCTCCGTACACCGCCAAGAAGTGTACGAAGCGATCCAACGCGAGAATCGGCAAGCGAGCCGCTTGGAACCCCAAGAAGCTCGCCAGATCGAACGCCTCACACCGCCGGTCCGGCGCGACGTGCGTCGCTCACGCCCCGAAGAGGTCTGA
- the fliW gene encoding flagellar assembly protein FliW, producing MNILTTRFGLIQAPESEIYRIPEGLLGFRSYTQYLHLPDPVVSGLSWLQSTTAPDLAFGLVAPPLAVSDYRIEIRPGDRAALELHDERTAMIYVVLNRGGGGLTVNLQGPLVFNPVRRLGRQLVLTSSRFPVRYPLESMAGSPSATPTLLPGLTPLRATA from the coding sequence GTGAATATTCTCACGACCCGCTTCGGCCTGATCCAGGCGCCCGAATCGGAAATCTACCGGATTCCGGAAGGACTTCTCGGGTTCCGTTCGTATACGCAGTATCTGCACCTGCCCGACCCCGTCGTCTCGGGGTTGTCGTGGTTGCAGAGCACCACCGCTCCCGACCTGGCGTTCGGTCTGGTCGCCCCGCCCCTGGCGGTCAGCGATTACCGGATCGAGATCCGCCCGGGCGATCGAGCGGCCCTGGAGCTGCACGACGAACGCACTGCGATGATTTACGTGGTTTTGAATCGCGGCGGGGGAGGGTTGACGGTCAACCTCCAGGGGCCGCTCGTCTTCAACCCGGTTCGTCGATTGGGACGCCAGCTGGTACTGACCTCCAGCCGGTTTCCCGTGCGATACCCGCTGGAGTCGATGGCAGGGTCCCCATCCGCGACGCCGACCCTGCTGCCCGGTCTGACGCCGTTGCGAGCGACGGCGTGA
- a CDS encoding ATP-dependent 6-phosphofructokinase yields the protein MLTEKDFEITTLGPCAIDSPLRRLRDVGFIEDSSRVRLQPKIGPQYADGMELSVEEAGPRERIHFEPRWSCGAVVTCGGLSPGLNNVIRSVYSELAYNYEVPRVLGVRNGYMGLNPESGLKLVELTPAYVDHIHDMGGTVLGSSRGPQDPAVIVDALVRESIDMLFCVGGDGTQRGAAKIAAEVQRRGLDKAIVGIPKTIDNDIEFVYTSFGYYTALEKAQEVLRGAHVEARCAPNGIGLVKLMGRDAGFIAAGAALASQDANFVLIPEVPVRLDGEHGFLAALEHRLATREHALVVVAEGACQDLLNRARAAETDASGNILHEDVGLFLRDEIKRYFKAKGIAINLKYLDPSYFIRSVPANSSDRILSDQMARMAVHAGMAGKTGVMIGSIHNELVHVPITTSIAHRKRVDTASDLWTAVMRSTGQPAW from the coding sequence ATGCTGACCGAGAAGGACTTCGAGATCACGACGCTCGGCCCTTGCGCGATCGACTCGCCGCTCAGGCGGCTGCGCGACGTGGGGTTCATCGAGGATTCGTCGCGGGTTCGGCTCCAGCCCAAGATCGGGCCACAGTACGCCGACGGCATGGAACTCTCGGTCGAGGAGGCCGGACCGCGCGAGCGGATCCACTTCGAACCGCGCTGGTCGTGCGGCGCGGTGGTCACGTGCGGCGGCCTCTCGCCGGGGCTCAACAACGTGATCCGGTCGGTCTATTCCGAGCTCGCTTACAACTACGAGGTCCCGCGGGTTCTCGGCGTCCGCAACGGCTACATGGGGCTCAACCCGGAATCGGGGCTGAAACTGGTCGAGTTGACCCCGGCGTACGTCGATCACATCCACGACATGGGCGGCACCGTCCTGGGAAGCTCGCGAGGCCCGCAAGATCCCGCGGTGATCGTCGACGCCCTCGTCCGCGAATCGATCGACATGCTGTTCTGCGTGGGCGGCGACGGAACCCAGCGCGGGGCGGCGAAGATCGCCGCGGAAGTACAACGGCGCGGGCTCGACAAGGCGATCGTCGGCATCCCCAAGACGATCGACAACGACATCGAATTCGTTTATACGTCGTTCGGCTACTACACGGCGCTTGAGAAGGCGCAAGAGGTGTTGCGGGGGGCGCACGTGGAGGCCCGCTGCGCGCCCAACGGCATCGGCCTGGTGAAGCTGATGGGACGCGACGCCGGCTTCATCGCGGCGGGCGCGGCGCTCGCCAGCCAGGACGCCAACTTCGTCCTGATCCCTGAAGTCCCCGTCCGGCTCGACGGCGAGCACGGCTTTCTCGCGGCCCTCGAACACAGGCTGGCGACTCGTGAGCACGCGCTGGTGGTCGTCGCCGAAGGGGCCTGCCAGGATCTGCTCAACCGCGCCAGGGCCGCCGAGACCGACGCCTCCGGGAACATCCTCCACGAGGACGTCGGCCTGTTCCTCCGCGACGAGATCAAGCGCTATTTCAAGGCGAAGGGGATCGCGATCAACCTCAAGTATCTCGACCCCAGCTACTTCATCCGCTCGGTGCCGGCGAACTCGTCGGACCGCATTCTAAGCGATCAGATGGCGCGGATGGCGGTCCACGCGGGGATGGCGGGCAAGACCGGCGTGATGATCGGCTCGATCCACAACGAGCTGGTCCACGTCCCCATCACTACGTCCATCGCCCATCGCAAGCGAGTCGATACCGCGAGCGACCTGTGGACCGCCGTGATGCGATCCACGGGACAGCCCGCCTGGTGA
- a CDS encoding ATP-binding cassette domain-containing protein, protein MSTALSSTGMHRAVSLPSGADVVIRAQGVNYAYGSGETRTQVLFDNNLEISRGEVVIMTGPSGSGKSTLLTLIGALRRTQDGSLDVLGHDLTHADGSGQVELRKHIGFIFQQHNLFSSLTAIENVRMATALMPGSVKEMNARAIEMLTKLGLGDRIHHLPAELSGGQKQRVAIARALVNRPLMVLADEPTASLDAESSQTVLDLLRDLADGQDKTTVLLVTHDQRVIDKADRIVNMVGGRIVTNSLTRVAVRICRALAATESLNGLSEATLSRIANYMTVETCEPGDTIVTEGEEGDRFYIVGTGVADSYRDGNYDEEKCYGEAFGMISSYFKRTVPTTVVARTEMELYVLSKDDFLHALAEDQSFETRIRGLLAGSNTAAATAPTID, encoded by the coding sequence ATGAGCACGGCTTTAAGTTCGACCGGCATGCACCGCGCCGTCAGCCTACCTTCGGGCGCCGACGTCGTGATCCGGGCCCAGGGCGTAAACTACGCTTACGGGAGCGGGGAGACGCGGACCCAGGTCCTGTTCGACAACAACCTGGAGATCAGCCGGGGCGAAGTCGTCATCATGACCGGCCCGTCGGGGTCGGGCAAATCGACGCTGCTTACACTGATCGGCGCACTGCGGAGGACGCAGGACGGAAGTCTCGACGTCCTCGGCCACGACCTGACCCACGCCGACGGCAGCGGCCAGGTCGAGCTTCGCAAGCACATCGGGTTCATCTTTCAGCAGCACAACCTGTTCAGCTCGCTCACGGCGATCGAGAACGTCCGCATGGCCACGGCGCTCATGCCGGGCTCCGTCAAGGAGATGAACGCGCGAGCGATTGAGATGCTCACCAAGCTGGGTCTCGGCGATCGGATTCACCACCTGCCGGCCGAGTTGTCGGGCGGCCAGAAGCAGCGGGTGGCGATCGCCCGGGCACTCGTCAATCGGCCGCTCATGGTCCTGGCCGACGAGCCGACGGCCTCGCTCGACGCCGAGTCGAGCCAGACCGTGCTCGACCTCCTTCGCGACCTGGCCGACGGTCAGGACAAGACGACGGTGCTGCTGGTGACCCACGATCAGCGGGTGATCGACAAGGCCGACCGGATCGTCAACATGGTCGGCGGCCGGATCGTGACCAATTCGCTCACGCGGGTCGCCGTGCGGATCTGCCGGGCGCTCGCGGCGACCGAGTCGCTCAACGGGCTCAGCGAGGCGACCCTCTCACGAATCGCCAATTACATGACCGTCGAAACGTGTGAACCTGGCGACACGATCGTGACCGAGGGCGAGGAGGGCGACCGGTTCTACATCGTCGGCACGGGCGTCGCCGATTCCTACCGCGACGGCAACTACGACGAAGAGAAGTGCTACGGTGAAGCCTTCGGGATGATCAGCTCGTACTTCAAGCGGACCGTCCCCACCACCGTCGTTGCGCGCACCGAGATGGAGCTTTACGTCCTCTCGAAGGACGATTTCCTCCACGCCCTGGCCGAGGACCAGAGTTTCGAGACCCGAATCCGCGGCCTGCTCGCCGGCTCCAACACCGCCGCGGCGACCGCCCCCACGATCGACTGA